The Musa acuminata AAA Group cultivar baxijiao chromosome BXJ1-3, Cavendish_Baxijiao_AAA, whole genome shotgun sequence genome window below encodes:
- the LOC135616065 gene encoding pentatricopeptide repeat-containing protein At2g45350, chloroplastic-like isoform X3: MQQIPMEKLLSKSKVLKHRAIIKQVDDSHPFFWNTIIRSYVQGHKPWEAIYFFRRMLQRNVSPDKFTFPFILKACASAAALREGEQIHCHILKSPHNFDLFVQGSLIFMYASCQKIDSAHASFGAMLYKNLISWNMIIDAFVKHGSIISAFELFVQMPERDLFSWNIMIHGFTKNGQIESARRLFDEMPMRDIVSWNSIIDGYAKCRDMRAARKLFDESPIKDEVTWGIMLNGYAKCGQITIAHNWFEKLPYKNSINWNCLIDGYVRCGNIILAHKLFDLMPNRNVTSFNIMLDAYMKRGELGLACEIFDNMPVKDVVSWNIMIDGNARLGRITVSRKLFETMPCRDVVSWNTMIAGYKDNGESKEAIELFTKMNMLGEKPDCSTLAIVLSAIADLGFFLQGRWVHAYIDRYNVPLDGVVGVALIDMYSKCGYVDIALSIFDDVPRKDRDHWNSIISGSAVHGHGSLAISLFQDMEQSMIGPDDITFIGLLSACSHAGLVYEGQWYFKYMSLKYGISPKIQHYGCMVDLLSRAGHLEEAIALVNNMPVSANDIIWRALLGASRNHGNIEIAEFAARQLIELVPRDSSSYVLLSNIYVFRDQHESAKELWKTMKKKGVSKTIGCSCIEIHGFLHEFTVGHNSHPQIKEIYLLLDNMTQALSLYRVWFPRRWYSF; this comes from the exons ATGCAACAAATTCCAATGGAAAAGCTTCTGTCCAAAAGCAAAGTCTTGAAGCATCGTGCCATCATAAAG CAGGTTGATGATTCTCATCCTTTTTTCTGGAACACCATCATTAGAAGCTATGTGCAAGGTCACAAACCATGGGAAGCCATATATTTTTTCCGTCGGATGCTGCAGAGAAATGTTTCTCCTGACAAATTCACGTTCCCGTTTATACTTAAAGCCTGTGCGAGTGCTGCGGCACTCAGAGAAGGTGAACAAATCCACTGTCATATTTTAAAGAGTCCTCATAACTTCGACTTGTTTGTGCAGGGCTCTTTGATATTCATGTACGCCAGCTGCCAAAAGATTGATTCTGCACATGCTTCATTTGGTGCAATGCTCTACAAGAATTTGATCAGTTGGAACATGATTATCGATGCTTTTGTCAAACATGGAAGCATTATTAGTGCATTTGAGTTGTTTGTTCAGATGCCAGAACGTGATTTATTCTCCTGGAATATAATGATCCATGGGTTCACAAAAAATGGTCAGATAGAATCAGCAAGAAGGCTGTTTGATGAGATGCCCATGAGAGATATTGTCTCATGGAATTCCATCATTGATGGATATGCTAAGTGCAGAGATATGAGAGCTGCAAGGAAACTGTTTGATGAATCTCCTATCAAGGACGAAGTGACCTGGGGAATTATGCTTAATGGGTATGCAAAATGTGGTCAAATCACTATTGCCCATAATTGGTTTGAAAAGTTGCCCTATAAGAATTCAATCAATTGGAATTGTTTGATCGATGGATATGTTAGATGTGGTAATATCATATTGGCACATAAGTTATTTGATCTGATGCCTAATAGAAATGTAACTTCATTTAACATCATGCTGGATGCCTATATGAAGCGAGGAGAATTGGGACTTGCATGTGAAATATTTGATAATATGCCTGTGAAGGATGTTGTCTCTTGGAATATCATGATTGATGGGAATGCTAGACTTGGAAGAATCACAGTATCGAGAAAGCTGTTTGAGACCATGCCATGTAGGGATGTGGTCTCATGGAATACAATGATTGCTGGCTACAAGGATAATGGAGAATCCAAAGAAGCCATTGAACTATTTACCAAAATGAATATGCTAGGAGAAAAGCCTGATTGCTCTACTTTAGCTATTGTTCTTTCTGCTATTGCTGACTTAGGTTTTTTCCTCCAAGGTAGATGGGTTCATGCATATATTGATAGGTATAACGTCCCTCTGGACGGTGTTGTTGGTGTTGCTCTCATAGACATGTATTCCAAGTGTGGTTATGTTGATATCGCTCTGAGCATCTTTGATGACGTCCCTCGAAAGGATAGGGATCATTGGAATTCAATAATATCAGGGTCAGCAGTGCATGGCCATGGTAGTCTAGCAATCTCCTTATTTCAAGACATGGAACAATCGATGATTGGACCAGATGATATAACTTTCATTGGTCTTTTAAGCGCCTGCAGTCATGCTGGCTTAGTTTATGAGGGTCAGTGGTATTTTAAGTATATGAGCTTAAAATATGGAATAAGCCCCAAGATCCAGCATTATGGCTGTATGGTAGATCTTCTAAGCCGTGCAGGCCATCTAGAGGAAGCAATTGCACTGGTGAACAACATGCCAGTAAGTGCTAATGACATTATTTGGAGAGCCCTTCTTGGTGCTTCTAGGAATCACGGAAATATTGAAATCGCTGAATTTGCAGCAAGACAACTTATCGAGTTGGTTCCTCGTGATAGTAGCTCTTATGTGCTATTGTCTAACATATACGTGTTCAGAGATCAACATGAATCTGCCAAGGAACTATGGAAAACTATGAAGAAAAAGGGAGTGTCTAAGACCATTGGTTGTAGCTGTATTGAAATTCATGGATTCCTCCATGAGTTTACTGTGGGACACAATTCACACCCACAAATCAAAGAGATATACCTTTTACTCGACAACATGACTCAAGCATTGAG TCTCTACAGAGTGTGGTTTCCAAGGAGGTGGTACAGCTTTTAG
- the LOC135616065 gene encoding pentatricopeptide repeat-containing protein At4g02750-like isoform X2, giving the protein MQQIPMEKLLSKSKVLKHRAIIKVDDSHPFFWNTIIRSYVQGHKPWEAIYFFRRMLQRNVSPDKFTFPFILKACASAAALREGEQIHCHILKSPHNFDLFVQGSLIFMYASCQKIDSAHASFGAMLYKNLISWNMIIDAFVKHGSIISAFELFVQMPERDLFSWNIMIHGFTKNGQIESARRLFDEMPMRDIVSWNSIIDGYAKCRDMRAARKLFDESPIKDEVTWGIMLNGYAKCGQITIAHNWFEKLPYKNSINWNCLIDGYVRCGNIILAHKLFDLMPNRNVTSFNIMLDAYMKRGELGLACEIFDNMPVKDVVSWNIMIDGNARLGRITVSRKLFETMPCRDVVSWNTMIAGYKDNGESKEAIELFTKMNMLGEKPDCSTLAIVLSAIADLGFFLQGRWVHAYIDRYNVPLDGVVGVALIDMYSKCGYVDIALSIFDDVPRKDRDHWNSIISGSAVHGHGSLAISLFQDMEQSMIGPDDITFIGLLSACSHAGLVYEGQWYFKYMSLKYGISPKIQHYGCMVDLLSRAGHLEEAIALVNNMPVSANDIIWRALLGASRNHGNIEIAEFAARQLIELVPRDSSSYVLLSNIYVFRDQHESAKELWKTMKKKGVSKTIGCSCIEIHGFLHEFTVGHNSHPQIKEIYLLLDNMTQALRLEGYLADVRCSLFDIEL; this is encoded by the exons ATGCAACAAATTCCAATGGAAAAGCTTCTGTCCAAAAGCAAAGTCTTGAAGCATCGTGCCATCATAAAG GTTGATGATTCTCATCCTTTTTTCTGGAACACCATCATTAGAAGCTATGTGCAAGGTCACAAACCATGGGAAGCCATATATTTTTTCCGTCGGATGCTGCAGAGAAATGTTTCTCCTGACAAATTCACGTTCCCGTTTATACTTAAAGCCTGTGCGAGTGCTGCGGCACTCAGAGAAGGTGAACAAATCCACTGTCATATTTTAAAGAGTCCTCATAACTTCGACTTGTTTGTGCAGGGCTCTTTGATATTCATGTACGCCAGCTGCCAAAAGATTGATTCTGCACATGCTTCATTTGGTGCAATGCTCTACAAGAATTTGATCAGTTGGAACATGATTATCGATGCTTTTGTCAAACATGGAAGCATTATTAGTGCATTTGAGTTGTTTGTTCAGATGCCAGAACGTGATTTATTCTCCTGGAATATAATGATCCATGGGTTCACAAAAAATGGTCAGATAGAATCAGCAAGAAGGCTGTTTGATGAGATGCCCATGAGAGATATTGTCTCATGGAATTCCATCATTGATGGATATGCTAAGTGCAGAGATATGAGAGCTGCAAGGAAACTGTTTGATGAATCTCCTATCAAGGACGAAGTGACCTGGGGAATTATGCTTAATGGGTATGCAAAATGTGGTCAAATCACTATTGCCCATAATTGGTTTGAAAAGTTGCCCTATAAGAATTCAATCAATTGGAATTGTTTGATCGATGGATATGTTAGATGTGGTAATATCATATTGGCACATAAGTTATTTGATCTGATGCCTAATAGAAATGTAACTTCATTTAACATCATGCTGGATGCCTATATGAAGCGAGGAGAATTGGGACTTGCATGTGAAATATTTGATAATATGCCTGTGAAGGATGTTGTCTCTTGGAATATCATGATTGATGGGAATGCTAGACTTGGAAGAATCACAGTATCGAGAAAGCTGTTTGAGACCATGCCATGTAGGGATGTGGTCTCATGGAATACAATGATTGCTGGCTACAAGGATAATGGAGAATCCAAAGAAGCCATTGAACTATTTACCAAAATGAATATGCTAGGAGAAAAGCCTGATTGCTCTACTTTAGCTATTGTTCTTTCTGCTATTGCTGACTTAGGTTTTTTCCTCCAAGGTAGATGGGTTCATGCATATATTGATAGGTATAACGTCCCTCTGGACGGTGTTGTTGGTGTTGCTCTCATAGACATGTATTCCAAGTGTGGTTATGTTGATATCGCTCTGAGCATCTTTGATGACGTCCCTCGAAAGGATAGGGATCATTGGAATTCAATAATATCAGGGTCAGCAGTGCATGGCCATGGTAGTCTAGCAATCTCCTTATTTCAAGACATGGAACAATCGATGATTGGACCAGATGATATAACTTTCATTGGTCTTTTAAGCGCCTGCAGTCATGCTGGCTTAGTTTATGAGGGTCAGTGGTATTTTAAGTATATGAGCTTAAAATATGGAATAAGCCCCAAGATCCAGCATTATGGCTGTATGGTAGATCTTCTAAGCCGTGCAGGCCATCTAGAGGAAGCAATTGCACTGGTGAACAACATGCCAGTAAGTGCTAATGACATTATTTGGAGAGCCCTTCTTGGTGCTTCTAGGAATCACGGAAATATTGAAATCGCTGAATTTGCAGCAAGACAACTTATCGAGTTGGTTCCTCGTGATAGTAGCTCTTATGTGCTATTGTCTAACATATACGTGTTCAGAGATCAACATGAATCTGCCAAGGAACTATGGAAAACTATGAAGAAAAAGGGAGTGTCTAAGACCATTGGTTGTAGCTGTATTGAAATTCATGGATTCCTCCATGAGTTTACTGTGGGACACAATTCACACCCACAAATCAAAGAGATATACCTTTTACTCGACAACATGACTCAAGCATTGAGGTTAGAAGGTTATTTGGCAGATGTGAGATGCTCATTGTTTGACATTGAGCTGTAG
- the LOC135616065 gene encoding pentatricopeptide repeat-containing protein At4g02750-like isoform X1 — MQQIPMEKLLSKSKVLKHRAIIKQVDDSHPFFWNTIIRSYVQGHKPWEAIYFFRRMLQRNVSPDKFTFPFILKACASAAALREGEQIHCHILKSPHNFDLFVQGSLIFMYASCQKIDSAHASFGAMLYKNLISWNMIIDAFVKHGSIISAFELFVQMPERDLFSWNIMIHGFTKNGQIESARRLFDEMPMRDIVSWNSIIDGYAKCRDMRAARKLFDESPIKDEVTWGIMLNGYAKCGQITIAHNWFEKLPYKNSINWNCLIDGYVRCGNIILAHKLFDLMPNRNVTSFNIMLDAYMKRGELGLACEIFDNMPVKDVVSWNIMIDGNARLGRITVSRKLFETMPCRDVVSWNTMIAGYKDNGESKEAIELFTKMNMLGEKPDCSTLAIVLSAIADLGFFLQGRWVHAYIDRYNVPLDGVVGVALIDMYSKCGYVDIALSIFDDVPRKDRDHWNSIISGSAVHGHGSLAISLFQDMEQSMIGPDDITFIGLLSACSHAGLVYEGQWYFKYMSLKYGISPKIQHYGCMVDLLSRAGHLEEAIALVNNMPVSANDIIWRALLGASRNHGNIEIAEFAARQLIELVPRDSSSYVLLSNIYVFRDQHESAKELWKTMKKKGVSKTIGCSCIEIHGFLHEFTVGHNSHPQIKEIYLLLDNMTQALRLEGYLADVRCSLFDIEL, encoded by the exons ATGCAACAAATTCCAATGGAAAAGCTTCTGTCCAAAAGCAAAGTCTTGAAGCATCGTGCCATCATAAAG CAGGTTGATGATTCTCATCCTTTTTTCTGGAACACCATCATTAGAAGCTATGTGCAAGGTCACAAACCATGGGAAGCCATATATTTTTTCCGTCGGATGCTGCAGAGAAATGTTTCTCCTGACAAATTCACGTTCCCGTTTATACTTAAAGCCTGTGCGAGTGCTGCGGCACTCAGAGAAGGTGAACAAATCCACTGTCATATTTTAAAGAGTCCTCATAACTTCGACTTGTTTGTGCAGGGCTCTTTGATATTCATGTACGCCAGCTGCCAAAAGATTGATTCTGCACATGCTTCATTTGGTGCAATGCTCTACAAGAATTTGATCAGTTGGAACATGATTATCGATGCTTTTGTCAAACATGGAAGCATTATTAGTGCATTTGAGTTGTTTGTTCAGATGCCAGAACGTGATTTATTCTCCTGGAATATAATGATCCATGGGTTCACAAAAAATGGTCAGATAGAATCAGCAAGAAGGCTGTTTGATGAGATGCCCATGAGAGATATTGTCTCATGGAATTCCATCATTGATGGATATGCTAAGTGCAGAGATATGAGAGCTGCAAGGAAACTGTTTGATGAATCTCCTATCAAGGACGAAGTGACCTGGGGAATTATGCTTAATGGGTATGCAAAATGTGGTCAAATCACTATTGCCCATAATTGGTTTGAAAAGTTGCCCTATAAGAATTCAATCAATTGGAATTGTTTGATCGATGGATATGTTAGATGTGGTAATATCATATTGGCACATAAGTTATTTGATCTGATGCCTAATAGAAATGTAACTTCATTTAACATCATGCTGGATGCCTATATGAAGCGAGGAGAATTGGGACTTGCATGTGAAATATTTGATAATATGCCTGTGAAGGATGTTGTCTCTTGGAATATCATGATTGATGGGAATGCTAGACTTGGAAGAATCACAGTATCGAGAAAGCTGTTTGAGACCATGCCATGTAGGGATGTGGTCTCATGGAATACAATGATTGCTGGCTACAAGGATAATGGAGAATCCAAAGAAGCCATTGAACTATTTACCAAAATGAATATGCTAGGAGAAAAGCCTGATTGCTCTACTTTAGCTATTGTTCTTTCTGCTATTGCTGACTTAGGTTTTTTCCTCCAAGGTAGATGGGTTCATGCATATATTGATAGGTATAACGTCCCTCTGGACGGTGTTGTTGGTGTTGCTCTCATAGACATGTATTCCAAGTGTGGTTATGTTGATATCGCTCTGAGCATCTTTGATGACGTCCCTCGAAAGGATAGGGATCATTGGAATTCAATAATATCAGGGTCAGCAGTGCATGGCCATGGTAGTCTAGCAATCTCCTTATTTCAAGACATGGAACAATCGATGATTGGACCAGATGATATAACTTTCATTGGTCTTTTAAGCGCCTGCAGTCATGCTGGCTTAGTTTATGAGGGTCAGTGGTATTTTAAGTATATGAGCTTAAAATATGGAATAAGCCCCAAGATCCAGCATTATGGCTGTATGGTAGATCTTCTAAGCCGTGCAGGCCATCTAGAGGAAGCAATTGCACTGGTGAACAACATGCCAGTAAGTGCTAATGACATTATTTGGAGAGCCCTTCTTGGTGCTTCTAGGAATCACGGAAATATTGAAATCGCTGAATTTGCAGCAAGACAACTTATCGAGTTGGTTCCTCGTGATAGTAGCTCTTATGTGCTATTGTCTAACATATACGTGTTCAGAGATCAACATGAATCTGCCAAGGAACTATGGAAAACTATGAAGAAAAAGGGAGTGTCTAAGACCATTGGTTGTAGCTGTATTGAAATTCATGGATTCCTCCATGAGTTTACTGTGGGACACAATTCACACCCACAAATCAAAGAGATATACCTTTTACTCGACAACATGACTCAAGCATTGAGGTTAGAAGGTTATTTGGCAGATGTGAGATGCTCATTGTTTGACATTGAGCTGTAG
- the LOC135616065 gene encoding pentatricopeptide repeat-containing protein At4g02750-like isoform X4, whose translation MILILFSGTPSLEAMCKVTNHGKPYIFSVGCCREMFLLTNSRSRLYLKPVRVLRHSEKGSLIFMYASCQKIDSAHASFGAMLYKNLISWNMIIDAFVKHGSIISAFELFVQMPERDLFSWNIMIHGFTKNGQIESARRLFDEMPMRDIVSWNSIIDGYAKCRDMRAARKLFDESPIKDEVTWGIMLNGYAKCGQITIAHNWFEKLPYKNSINWNCLIDGYVRCGNIILAHKLFDLMPNRNVTSFNIMLDAYMKRGELGLACEIFDNMPVKDVVSWNIMIDGNARLGRITVSRKLFETMPCRDVVSWNTMIAGYKDNGESKEAIELFTKMNMLGEKPDCSTLAIVLSAIADLGFFLQGRWVHAYIDRYNVPLDGVVGVALIDMYSKCGYVDIALSIFDDVPRKDRDHWNSIISGSAVHGHGSLAISLFQDMEQSMIGPDDITFIGLLSACSHAGLVYEGQWYFKYMSLKYGISPKIQHYGCMVDLLSRAGHLEEAIALVNNMPVSANDIIWRALLGASRNHGNIEIAEFAARQLIELVPRDSSSYVLLSNIYVFRDQHESAKELWKTMKKKGVSKTIGCSCIEIHGFLHEFTVGHNSHPQIKEIYLLLDNMTQALRLEGYLADVRCSLFDIEL comes from the exons ATGATTCTCATCCTTTTTTCTGGAACACCATCATTAGAAGCTATGTGCAAGGTCACAAACCATGGGAAGCCATATATTTTTTCCGTCGGATGCTGCAGAGAAATGTTTCTCCTGACAAATTCACGTTCCCGTTTATACTTAAAGCCTGTGCGAGTGCTGCGGCACTCAGAGAAG GGCTCTTTGATATTCATGTACGCCAGCTGCCAAAAGATTGATTCTGCACATGCTTCATTTGGTGCAATGCTCTACAAGAATTTGATCAGTTGGAACATGATTATCGATGCTTTTGTCAAACATGGAAGCATTATTAGTGCATTTGAGTTGTTTGTTCAGATGCCAGAACGTGATTTATTCTCCTGGAATATAATGATCCATGGGTTCACAAAAAATGGTCAGATAGAATCAGCAAGAAGGCTGTTTGATGAGATGCCCATGAGAGATATTGTCTCATGGAATTCCATCATTGATGGATATGCTAAGTGCAGAGATATGAGAGCTGCAAGGAAACTGTTTGATGAATCTCCTATCAAGGACGAAGTGACCTGGGGAATTATGCTTAATGGGTATGCAAAATGTGGTCAAATCACTATTGCCCATAATTGGTTTGAAAAGTTGCCCTATAAGAATTCAATCAATTGGAATTGTTTGATCGATGGATATGTTAGATGTGGTAATATCATATTGGCACATAAGTTATTTGATCTGATGCCTAATAGAAATGTAACTTCATTTAACATCATGCTGGATGCCTATATGAAGCGAGGAGAATTGGGACTTGCATGTGAAATATTTGATAATATGCCTGTGAAGGATGTTGTCTCTTGGAATATCATGATTGATGGGAATGCTAGACTTGGAAGAATCACAGTATCGAGAAAGCTGTTTGAGACCATGCCATGTAGGGATGTGGTCTCATGGAATACAATGATTGCTGGCTACAAGGATAATGGAGAATCCAAAGAAGCCATTGAACTATTTACCAAAATGAATATGCTAGGAGAAAAGCCTGATTGCTCTACTTTAGCTATTGTTCTTTCTGCTATTGCTGACTTAGGTTTTTTCCTCCAAGGTAGATGGGTTCATGCATATATTGATAGGTATAACGTCCCTCTGGACGGTGTTGTTGGTGTTGCTCTCATAGACATGTATTCCAAGTGTGGTTATGTTGATATCGCTCTGAGCATCTTTGATGACGTCCCTCGAAAGGATAGGGATCATTGGAATTCAATAATATCAGGGTCAGCAGTGCATGGCCATGGTAGTCTAGCAATCTCCTTATTTCAAGACATGGAACAATCGATGATTGGACCAGATGATATAACTTTCATTGGTCTTTTAAGCGCCTGCAGTCATGCTGGCTTAGTTTATGAGGGTCAGTGGTATTTTAAGTATATGAGCTTAAAATATGGAATAAGCCCCAAGATCCAGCATTATGGCTGTATGGTAGATCTTCTAAGCCGTGCAGGCCATCTAGAGGAAGCAATTGCACTGGTGAACAACATGCCAGTAAGTGCTAATGACATTATTTGGAGAGCCCTTCTTGGTGCTTCTAGGAATCACGGAAATATTGAAATCGCTGAATTTGCAGCAAGACAACTTATCGAGTTGGTTCCTCGTGATAGTAGCTCTTATGTGCTATTGTCTAACATATACGTGTTCAGAGATCAACATGAATCTGCCAAGGAACTATGGAAAACTATGAAGAAAAAGGGAGTGTCTAAGACCATTGGTTGTAGCTGTATTGAAATTCATGGATTCCTCCATGAGTTTACTGTGGGACACAATTCACACCCACAAATCAAAGAGATATACCTTTTACTCGACAACATGACTCAAGCATTGAGGTTAGAAGGTTATTTGGCAGATGTGAGATGCTCATTGTTTGACATTGAGCTGTAG
- the LOC135616136 gene encoding exportin-2-like — MDISPETLASWFLQSLSPEPHPRRAAEASLAAAADRPGFALALLQLVAAPAVDDQIRLAAAVHFKNHLRSHWAPSTAVAAEEAPSSAPSPPPIPAPEKEQIKSLLVSLMLAAPPRVQPQLSEALAVVSAHDFPQSWPSLLPELVASLRNAAAANDYRAVNGLLGAAASLFAKFRISFDNNALRLDLKYCLDGFAAPLLEVFLKTSRFIAANVAGPPETLRPLFESQRLCCEIFHSLNSIELPEFFEEHMREWMTEFLAYLGTAYSPAVESEGTLDALRASVCENLQLYMEKNEEEFKDYLNDFASTVWKLLMTPGSSPSRDQLTVTAIKFLTTVSTSVHHSLFSSPEVLQRICSSIVFPNIRLRDEDEELFEINYIEYIRRDIEGSDIDTRRRIACELLKGIALNYKEQVTALVSLQIQEMLKVYAANPGENWKEKDSAIYLVVALSPKAGSSSGYLVDVESFFTSVIVPELQEQDVNSAPMLKAGALKFFTVFRDQIPKQAVMTLLPHLARFLMSESNVVHSYAANCIEKLLLVKDRITVVGSNVVTLTPRYGSLDINPFLPQLMTNLFNALQFSESQENPYIMKCIMRVLGVGNVNSEVAAHCISRLAFVLSEICKNPRNPTFNHYLFESIAALIGRSCENDQALIPVFEASLFPVLQKILVNDVTEFWPYAFQIFAQLVEMSKPPLSNSYMLLFHVLLSPESWKRQGNVPALVRLLQAYLQKVPNELKNEGRLHQVIQISMSLLPASKTEELGFYVLNTVVENLSFDIVGPYFRDIWSTIFTRLQSRRAVKFVNSLVIFMSLILIKHGPSILVDSVDALQKGLFMQILQPFWIPNLKLISGAIEMKLASVAATRLICESLVLLDPSSSELWGKMLDSIITLLAQPNEYKGEQENNEPDIHETLGYTAAFARLHYGGKKEEDPLKEIRDPKEFLVTSLSRLSARSPGRYRMVIEKCVDPANQAALLQLCTTFNCAIV, encoded by the coding sequence ATGGACATCAGTCCCGAAACCCTAGCGTCGTGGTTCCTCCAATCCCTCTCGCCGGAACCCCATCCGCGCCGCGCGGCCGAGGCCTCCCTCGCCGCGGCCGCTGATCGCCCCGGCTTCGCCCTAGCTTTGCTCCAACTCGTCGCCGCCCCCGCCGTCGATGATCAGATCCGCCTCGCCGCCGCCGTCCACTTCAAGAACCACCTCCGCTCCCACTGGGCCCCCTCCACAGCCGTAGCCGCCGAGGAGGCCCCCTCCTCCGCCCCTTCTCCACCCCCTATCCCCGCGCCCGAGAAGGAGCAGATCAAATCCCTCCTCGTCTCCCTCATGCTCGCCGCCCCGCCCCGCGTCCAGCCCCAGCTCTCGGAGGCCCTCGCCGTCGTCAGTGCCCACGACTTCCCACAGTCCTGGCCCTCTCTCCTCCCCGAGCTCGTTGCTTCCCTCCGCAACGCAGCGGCGGCCAACGACTACCGCGCCGTCAATGGCCTCCTCGGTGCCGCCGCTTCCCTCTTTGCCAAGTTCCGCATTTCTTTTGACAACAACGCCCTTCGCCTCGACCTCAAGTACTGCCTCGACGGCTTCGCTGCCCCCCTCCTCGAGGTCTTTCTCAAGACCTCCCGGTTCATCGCCGCTAATGTTGCTGGCCCTCCTGAGACCCTCCGCCCGCTCTTCGAATCGCAGCGCCTCTGCTGCGAGATCTTCCACTCCCTCAACTCCATCGAGCTACCGGAGTTCTTCGAGGAACACATGCGCGAGTGGATGACCGAGTTCCTGGCATACCTCGGCACTGCCTACTCGCCTGCTGTGGAATCCGAGGGTACTTTGGACGCTCTCAGGGCCTCTGTGTGTGAGAATCTCCAGCTCTACATGGAGAAAAACGAGGAGGAGTTCAAGGATTACCTCAATGACTTTGCCTCTACCGTGTGGAAACTGCTGATGACTCCAGGTTCTTCGCCATCCCGTGATCAGCTCACTGTCACGGCCATCAAGTTCCTGACGACGGTCAGCACCAGCGTCCACCACTCGCTCTTCAGTAGCCCTGAGGTGCTCCAGAGAATATGCTCGAGCATCGTGTTTCCTAACATCCGGCTTCGTGACGAGGATGAGGAGCTGTTTGAGATAAATTACATCGAGTATATTAGGAGGGATATTGAGGGCAGTGATATCGACACTAGGAGGAGGATTGCATGTGAACTCTTAAAAGGAATCGCGTTGAATTACAAGGAACAGGTTACTGCATTGGTGTCATTGCAGATACAGGAGATGCTGAAGGTCTATGCAGCCAACCCGGGCGAGAACTGGAAGGAGAAGGACAGTGCAATATATCTTGTGGTTGCACTTTCTCCAAAGGCAGGCAGCAGTAGTGGGTACCTTGTGGATGTGGAGAGCTTCTTCACGTCAGTCATTGTTCCTGAGCTGCAGGAGCAGGATGTGAATTCTGCCCCAATGCTGAAAGCAGGTGCACTGAAGTTCTTTACAGTTTTTCGAGACCAAATTCCTAAGCAAGCAGTTATGACTCTGCTACCCCATTTGGCAAGGTTCCTAATGTCTGAATCAAATGTGGTCCATTCATATGCGGCAAACTGTATCGAGAAGCTGTTGCTGGTGAAGGATAGGATAACAGTGGTTGGGTCAAATGTGGTCACTTTGACTCCTCGATATGGTTCCTTGGACATCAATCCTTTCCTGCCGCAGCTGATGACCAATCTCTTCAATGCATTACAGTTCTCTGAGTCACAGGAGAATCCATATATCATGAAGTGCATCATGAGAGTTCTTGGTGTTGGCAACGTCAATAGTGAGGTTGCTGCACATTGCATCAGTCGCCTGGCATTTGTGCTTTCAGAGATATGCAAGAACCCGAGGAACCCAACCTTCAACCACTACCTGTTTGAGTCAATTGCTGCACTGATTGGCAGGTCATGCGAGAACGACCAGGCACTCATCCCAGTGTTTGAGGCAAGCCTGTTCCCAGTCCTTCAGAAAATTTTAGTCAATGATGTGACTGAGTTCTGGCCATATGCCTTCCAAATATTTGCTCAGCTTGTTGAGATGAGTAAGCCACCTCTTTCTAATAGTTATATGCTTCTATTCCATGTTCTTCTCTCACCAGAATCTTGGAAGAGGCAAGGAAATGTCCCTGCATTGGTTCGGTTGTTGCAGGCATACCTGCAGAAGGTTCCCAATGAGCTCAAGAATGAGGGGAGATTGCATCAGGTCATACAGATTTCTATGAGTCTTCTTCCTGCTTCTAAAACGGAAGAACTGGGATTTTATGTGCTGAATACTGTGGTGGAGAATCTCAGCTTTGACATTGTAGGACCTTACTTCAGAGATATATGGAGTACTATTTTCACTCGTCTGCAGAGTAGGCGTGCAGTGAAGTTTGTAAATTCTCTTGTAATATTCATGTCATTGATTTTGATCAAGCACGGTCCAAGTATTCTAGTGGATTCTGTAGATGCCCTCCAGAAGGGTTTATTCATGCAGATCCTTCAGCcattttggattccaaatctgaaGCTGATTTCAGGAGCCATTGAGATGAAGCTGGCCTCGGTGGCTGCCACGAGGCTTATTTGTGAGTCCCTAGTCCTTCTAGATCCCTCATCCAGTGAGTTATGGGGGAAGATGCTTGATAGTATCATCACCTTGCTGGCTCAACCAAATGAATACAAAGGGGAACAAGAAAACAATGAACCAGATATTCATGAAACATTGGGTTATACCGCAGCCTTCGCTCGTCTTCATTATGggggaaagaaggaagaagacccTCTAAAAGAGATAAGGGATCCAAAGGAGTTTTTGGTGACATCATTGTCTAGACTTTCGGCAAGATCTCCTGGTAGGTACAGAATGGTGATTGAGAAGTGTGTGGATCCGGCTAATCAAGCTGCACTACTCCAGCTCTGTACCACTTTCAATTGTGCAATTGTCTAG